One Alcaligenes ammonioxydans DNA segment encodes these proteins:
- a CDS encoding DMT family transporter has protein sequence MRTAATDPIPMSPKDLRDLFLLAAIWGGSFLFTLQAVPDFGPFPLTAVRVGVSALALMSYITATGRLLVFLANWKPIFALGVLNAAAPFSLYAFAALRLESGLLAVLNAMAPLFGALVARVWLKERLTPSRILGLCVGFLGILILVYDKLSFNKGAEGWAVLASLLATVFYGIAANFTARYLRGVQPQAVAAGSMVSATLVLLPAAIYWWPAQTPGVPAWGAALSLSLLCTAVAYLIFYRLLANVGPSKTITVTFLVPPFGVLWGALLLDEALTAQMLIGMSTVLLGTLLATGLIGRRKAV, from the coding sequence ATGCGGACCGCCGCCACCGATCCCATTCCCATGTCCCCCAAAGACTTACGCGATTTATTCCTGCTGGCCGCCATCTGGGGCGGCTCATTTTTATTTACCCTGCAGGCGGTTCCCGACTTTGGCCCTTTCCCGCTGACCGCCGTGCGCGTCGGTGTCAGCGCCCTGGCCCTGATGAGCTATATCACCGCCACGGGCCGCCTGCTAGTGTTCCTGGCGAACTGGAAGCCCATTTTTGCGCTCGGAGTCCTCAATGCCGCCGCGCCTTTTTCCCTGTATGCCTTTGCGGCATTGCGACTGGAATCGGGCCTGCTGGCGGTCCTCAATGCCATGGCACCCCTGTTTGGCGCACTGGTTGCCCGGGTCTGGCTCAAAGAACGCCTGACGCCCAGCCGCATTCTGGGCCTGTGCGTCGGCTTTTTAGGCATTCTGATTCTGGTGTACGACAAGCTCAGCTTTAACAAAGGGGCCGAAGGCTGGGCTGTCCTGGCGTCTTTGCTGGCCACCGTGTTTTACGGCATTGCCGCCAACTTCACCGCGCGCTATCTGCGCGGAGTCCAACCCCAAGCGGTCGCGGCTGGCAGCATGGTCAGCGCCACCCTGGTTTTGCTGCCCGCCGCCATATACTGGTGGCCGGCTCAAACACCAGGCGTGCCCGCCTGGGGCGCGGCGCTGTCCCTATCCCTGTTATGTACCGCCGTTGCCTACCTGATTTTCTATCGTCTGCTCGCCAACGTCGGCCCCTCCAAAACCATCACAGTCACATTTCTGGTGCCACCTTTCGGAGTGCTCTGGGGCGCCTTGCTGCTGGACGAAGCGCTGACCGCGCAAATGTTGATCGGCATGAGCACGGTCTTGTTGGGTACATTGCTGGCCACCGGTCTGATTGGCAGACGCAAGGCGGTCTAA
- the tagF gene encoding type VI secretion system-associated protein TagF yields the protein MLNDELDANLAVMWYGKIPAMGDFVRRRMPDSILLPWERWFSSGVSQIRPFTKPAGVNLAGSAVPVWGFVRSLPQGGVQAGAVMPSQDRVGREYLVCALVALDLEQCQRVRLPVLASLVEQLGLVLQQGVRFCWAATQVDQTLCRALPVAGLLADSAAARLEQREAGQDILDVLYGTRGGAVPQDPWAVLQPCLEPGSQRSYWWCLGMNNPNWRSVTHRGELSLALFRRLFTSVTAADLDGRLSQSW from the coding sequence ATGCTCAACGATGAGTTGGACGCGAACCTTGCCGTCATGTGGTACGGCAAGATTCCAGCAATGGGCGATTTCGTGCGCAGACGCATGCCCGACTCGATTCTGCTGCCGTGGGAGCGCTGGTTCAGTAGTGGGGTCAGTCAGATTCGTCCATTCACTAAGCCGGCTGGTGTCAATCTAGCGGGCTCCGCCGTTCCGGTCTGGGGGTTTGTCAGGTCCTTGCCTCAGGGCGGGGTGCAGGCGGGCGCGGTCATGCCCAGTCAGGACCGGGTTGGACGGGAGTATCTGGTCTGTGCCCTGGTGGCCTTGGATCTGGAGCAATGTCAGCGCGTTCGTCTGCCTGTTCTTGCCAGTCTGGTTGAGCAACTGGGGCTGGTCTTGCAGCAAGGGGTGCGGTTTTGCTGGGCCGCGACGCAGGTAGACCAGACCTTGTGCCGTGCGCTGCCGGTTGCTGGCTTGTTGGCTGACAGTGCTGCCGCCCGGCTGGAACAACGCGAGGCAGGTCAGGACATTCTGGATGTGTTGTATGGCACGCGTGGGGGAGCTGTGCCGCAAGACCCATGGGCGGTGTTACAGCCTTGCCTGGAACCCGGCTCTCAACGCAGCTACTGGTGGTGTTTGGGGATGAACAACCCCAACTGGCGTAGCGTGACCCATCGTGGTGAGTTGAGCCTTGCCCTGTTTCGACGCTTGTTTACCTCAGTTACAGCGGCCGATCTTGATGGCCGTCTCTCTCAATCCTGGTGA
- a CDS encoding PEGA domain-containing protein produces the protein MKRTTSAHDGQGRPLGQVLDSLSLDQRLLILEHLALQLAQLHERQEWYGALGLDTVILTDEGLVQLQALAQVLHKRNLTQARAYGMAFDEPCAAPEQYVDDPTRPAGPWTDVYGYAALRWHLTTGAPLTAAPWRQLRDPVGMDEEADGPTQAMLQGLALDWVQRPQSMLSYRRLERLGQVSDSVSEQTALARPVLPIRTERRAFGWRWLGGLALLLVVGLAVGYWSTGSEESGSLVATTESGQALMAETPSRGAAPKGQEGQADLRGLPTAEGSVQAVSEPVAALPNTSSESEPSSPPGLSVAVSGQGQEGGPVALQAVQPVTTDAIPSLAPMSAQASVLAGQARVQAVEPAAEAVQVSDMSAGLDALPSQPAQPEQASDEPSRLPRVEPTPADTAKPEAVAPTQAAPTAKGTVVLDVRPWGEIYVNGRKQGVSPPLKSLSLPAGTHRILIKNAGLPPFSSTVRVRSGQTASVKHAFN, from the coding sequence ATGAAACGAACGACTTCTGCCCATGATGGACAGGGCCGTCCTTTGGGGCAGGTTCTGGATTCTTTGTCGCTGGACCAGCGGCTGCTTATTCTGGAGCATTTGGCCTTGCAACTGGCCCAATTGCATGAGCGGCAGGAATGGTATGGCGCGTTAGGTTTGGATACGGTGATATTGACCGACGAGGGCCTGGTTCAGTTACAAGCGCTGGCGCAGGTCCTGCACAAGCGTAACCTGACTCAGGCCCGTGCTTATGGCATGGCGTTTGATGAGCCTTGTGCGGCCCCTGAACAGTATGTGGACGACCCGACCCGGCCTGCTGGGCCGTGGACAGATGTCTACGGCTATGCCGCGTTGCGCTGGCACTTGACGACGGGCGCGCCCTTGACGGCCGCACCCTGGCGACAGCTAAGGGACCCGGTGGGGATGGATGAGGAGGCGGATGGCCCCACCCAGGCCATGTTGCAGGGCTTGGCATTGGACTGGGTTCAGCGCCCGCAATCCATGCTGTCGTATCGACGACTGGAAAGGTTAGGACAGGTGTCTGACTCTGTCTCTGAGCAGACAGCGCTGGCGCGGCCCGTGTTGCCCATACGAACCGAACGCCGCGCCTTTGGCTGGCGTTGGCTGGGCGGCTTGGCCTTGCTGCTGGTGGTAGGGCTGGCAGTAGGGTACTGGAGCACAGGCAGTGAGGAGTCAGGATCGCTTGTTGCCACCACAGAGAGCGGCCAGGCCTTGATGGCCGAAACCCCTTCCAGAGGGGCGGCTCCCAAAGGGCAGGAGGGCCAGGCGGATCTGCGGGGTTTGCCGACGGCAGAGGGGTCCGTACAGGCCGTTTCAGAGCCAGTCGCGGCGCTCCCGAACACCTCGAGCGAGAGTGAGCCGTCTTCCCCGCCAGGGTTATCCGTTGCCGTGTCCGGGCAGGGGCAGGAAGGCGGACCAGTCGCGCTTCAGGCGGTGCAACCCGTTACGACCGATGCCATTCCATCGTTGGCGCCCATGTCGGCTCAAGCCAGCGTGTTAGCCGGGCAGGCACGGGTTCAGGCTGTCGAGCCGGCTGCCGAGGCGGTACAGGTATCAGACATGTCGGCTGGGTTGGATGCCCTGCCATCGCAGCCAGCCCAGCCAGAGCAAGCGTCCGATGAGCCGAGCCGTCTACCGCGGGTTGAGCCGACCCCTGCGGATACTGCCAAGCCTGAAGCCGTTGCACCGACGCAAGCGGCGCCCACGGCCAAAGGTACCGTCGTGCTGGATGTGCGGCCGTGGGGCGAGATCTATGTCAATGGACGCAAGCAGGGAGTCAGCCCGCCGTTGAAGTCCTTGTCCTTGCCGGCCGGCACACACCGCATCCTGATTAAAAATGCCGGCCTGCCGCCGTTTAGCAGCACGGTACGGGTGCGATCAGGACAGACAGCCAGCGTCAAACATGCATTCAACTAG